The nucleotide window GCGGCTCTGGCTCTGGTCGGTGCGCCATGCCCGCGGGCTGGAACGGCTCTACCGCATACTCGCCGCGCTGTTCCTGCGCCTGCATCCGCTGTGGCAGGCGCTTGGCTATGCCCGCGCCGAACGGCCGGTGCGCTTCGTGGAAAGACAGGTCAAGAGCCTGCTTTTCGACTGCCGGATGTGCGGACAATGCGTGCTGTCCGCCACCGGCATGTCCTGCCCGATGAACTGCCCCAAGCAATTGCGCAACGGCCCATGCGGCGGCGTGCGCGCCGACGGCCATTGCGAGGTCGCGCCCGAGATGCCCTGCGCCTGGGTCAAGGCCTGGGAAGGCGCGCGCCGCATGGCGCAGGGCGACGCCATCCTGGCGGTGCAGAAGCCGGTGGACCGCAGGCTGGCCGGACGCTCGTCCTGGCTCGATGTCACCGCGCGGGAAGCCGCCGCCCGCCGGAGGGATGCCGCATGACCCGTCCGCCCCAGCCGGACGAGAACCCCGCCGGCGCGCACCTGCCGTTGGAGCCGCTGCCCGGCCATGCCTCGCGCGGCCGGCTGGAGCGGGTGCTGCGCCGCGGCGAATTCGCCGTCACCACCGAGCTGAACCCGCCCGACAGCGCCGATCCCGAAGCGGTCTACGAACGCGCCGCCATCTTCGACGGCTGGGTGGACGGCATCAATGCCGTCGATGCCTCGGGCGCGAATTGCCACATGTCCTCGGTCGGGATCTGCGCGCTTCTGACGCGGATGGGCTATGCGCCGATCTACCAGATTTCCTGCCGCGACCGGAACCGCATCGCCATCCAGGGCGACGTGCTGGGCGCCGCGGCCATGGGGGTGCAGAACGTGCTGTGCCTGACCGGCGACGGCGTGCAGGCCGGCGACCAGCCGGGCGCCAAGCCGGTCTTCGACCTCGACTGCATGTCGCTGCTGGAGACGATCCGCACCATGCGCGACCAGCGCCGGTTCCTGTCGGGCCGCAAGCTGGACACGCCGCCGGCGCTGTTCCTGGGCGCGGCGATCAATCCCTTTGCGCCGCCCCACGATTTCCGCCCGCTGCGGCTGGCCAAGAAGATCGCCGCCGGCGCGCAATTCGTGCAAAGCCAGTATTGCTTCGACGTGCCGATGTTCCGCGACTACATGGCCCGCATCCGCGACCTGGGCCTGCATCGCGACTGCTTCATCCTCTGCGGCGTCGGGCCGCTGAGCTCGGCCCGCACCGCGCGCTGGATGCGCGCCAATGTGCCGGGCGTGCATATCCCCGAGGCGGTGATCGCCCGGCTGGAGGGCGCCGCCGACCAGAAGCGCGAGGGCAAGCGCATCTGCATCGACATCATCGACGAGGTGAAGGAGATCGAGGGCGTGGCCGGCATCCATGTCATGGCCTATCGCCAGGAAGAACATGTCGCCGAGATCGTGCACGAATCCGGCGTGCTCAGGGGCCGAAGACCCTGGCGGCGCGAACCGCGGCCCGACGACGCGCTGGTCGCGGGCCGGCTTGACCGCATCCTGCACGACGCCCGGGCCGAGCCGCCCCAGCAGATCCTGCACCACGCCCGGGCCGCCCATCCCCATCACCCCCCGACCCGGCAAACAGCCGCATCCAGCCAGGAGAACGGATCATGACCCGCACCATCGTCGCTTCGGCGACCCGGGAAATCGCCATCGGCTTCGACCAGCCGTTCTGCGTCATCGGCGAGCGCATCAACCCCACCGGCCGCAGGAAGCTGGCCGCCGAGCTGGCCGAGGGCAATTTCGACACCGTGCGCCGCGACGCGCTGGAGCAGGTGGCGGCCGGCGCCACCATGCTCGACATCAACGCCGGCGTCACCGCCGTCGATCCCAACGCCACCGAGCCGGGGTTGATGGTGCAGGTGCTGCAGATCGTGCAGGATCTGGTCGACATCCCGCTGGCCATCGATTCCTCGGTCACCGCCGCCATCGAGGCCGGGCTGAAGGTCGCGCGCGGCCGGCCGCTGATCAACTCGGTCACCGGCGAGGAGGACAAGCTGGAGGCGATCCTGCCGCTGGCCCGGAAATACGACGTGCCGGTGGTCGCCATCTCGAACGACGAGACCGGGATCTCCATGGACCCCGACGTGCGTTTCGAGGTCGCCAGGAAGATCGTCGAGCGCGCCATGGACCACGGCATCCGGCCCGAGGACGTGGTGGTCGATCCGCTGGTGATGCCGATCGGCGCGCTGGGGGATGCCGGGCGGCAGGTCTTCGCGCTTTTGCGGCGGCTGCGCGACGAGTTGAAGGTGAACACCACCTGCGGGCTGTCCAACATCTCTTTCGGCCTGCCGCACCGGCACGGCATCAATGCCGGCTTCATCCCCATGGTGATCGGCGCCGGCATGACCAGCGCCATCATGAACCCCTGCCGCCCGCAGGAAATGGAGGCGGTGCGCGCCGCCGATGTGCTCGCCGGCAACGACCGCGACTGCGCCACATGGATCCGCAACTACAAGGACTTCCGCCACGGCACCCAGGCCACCCCGCTCGCCCCGCAGCCCGACGCGAACACCCGCCGCCGCGGCGGCCGGGCGGCACGGCTGGGGGCGTCGGCCTGAACGCATGACCACCGCTTCCAGCCCGAAGGATCCGCTGGTCCTGTTCATGCCCTCGGGCAAGCGCGGGCGCTTCCCGGTCGGCACCAACCTGCTCGAGGCCGCCCGCAGCCTTGGCGTCCATGTCGAAAGCGTCTGCGGCGGCCGCGCCACCTGCGGGCGATGCCAGGTCGACCTGCAGCAGGGGCATTTCGCCAAGTTCGGCATCCTCTCCTCCTGCGACCATATCTCGGCCCGCAGCGACCGCGAGGAACGCTATGACCGGCTGCGCGGCCTGCCCGAGGGCCGCCGGCTGTCCTGTTCGGCCACCATCCAGGGCGACCTGGTGGTGGACGTGCCGCAGGACACGGTGATCAACGCGCAGGTGGTGCGCAAGGCGGCAGGCGATCGCATCATCGAACGCAGCCCGGCGGTGCGGCTTTGTTATGTCGAGGTCGAGCCACCCGACATGGCAAGGCCGCTGGGCGATCTGGACCGGCTGAAGGCGATGCTGGCGCGGGATTGGCACATCCCCGACCCGGCGGTGCCGCTGCGCCTACTGCCGCAGGTGCAGAAGCTGCTGCGCCAGGGGGGGGGGGGCGTCACCGCAGCCATCCACCAAGACGAGGACGGCGGCCGCCCTGAAATCCTGGCGCTCTGGCCGGGGCTGCACAATGCCGCCTACGGCATCGCCTGCGACATCGGTTCGACCACCATCGCCCTGCACCTGGTCTCGCTGCTGTCGGGCCGCGTGGTCGCCTCGGCCGGCGCCCCGAACCCGCAGATCCGCTTCGGCGAAGACCTGATGAGCCGGGTGTCTTATGTGATGATGAACCCGGACGGACGCGAGGCGATGACCGCGGCGGTGCGCGAGGCGGTGAACGGGTTGATCGGCAGGGTCTGCGCCGAAAGCGGCGTGGCGCCCCAGGACATCCTGGATGCGGTCTTCGTCGCCAACCCGATCATGCATCACCTGTTTCTGGGCATCGACCCGACCGAGTTGGGCCAGGCGCCCTTTGCGCTGGCGGTCTCGGGCGCGGTCCACACCACGACGGCCGAGCTGGGCCTTGCCGCCAATCCGGGCGCGCGCGCCTATCTGCTGCCCTGCGTCGCCGGCCATGTCGGTGCCGATGCCGCCGGCGCCACGCTGGCCGAAGGGCCGCACCGCCAGGACCGCATGATGCTGCTGGTGGACATCGGCACCAATGCCGAGATCGTGCTGGGCCATGCCGGGCGGGTGGTCGCCGCCTCCTCCCCCACCGGGCCGGCCTTTGAGGGCGCCGAGATTTCCTCGGGCCAGCGTGCCGCGCCGGGCGCCATCGAGCGGGTCCGCATCGACCCCGAGACGCTGGAGCCGCGGTTTCGCATCATCGGCTCGGATCGCTGGTCCGACGAGCCGGGCTTTGCCGCGGACGCGGCCCGGCTGGGGATCACCGGCCTTTGCGGCTCGGCAATCATCGAGGTGGTGGCCGAGATGTATCTCTCGGGCATCGTCTCGGCCGAGGGGGTGATCGACGGCAGCCTGGCCGCCCGCAGCCCGCGCATCGCCGCCAATGGCCGCACCTTCTCGTATCTGCTGCACGAGGGCAGCCCGCGCATCGCCATCACCCAGAACGACCTGCGGGCGGTCCAGCTGGCCAAGGCGGCGCTTTATGCCGGTATCCGGCTGCTGATGGAAAAGCAGGGGGTGGCGGCGGTGGACTGCATCCGTCTGGCCGGCGCCTTCGGATCCCTGATCGACCCGAAATATGCCATGGTGCTGGGGCTGATCCCCGATTGCGCCCTGTCCGAGGTCCGGGCTGTCGGCAACGCCGCCGGCACCGGCGCGATGATGGCGCTTCTGAACCGCGACCACCGACGCGAGATCGAGACCACCGTGCAGCGCATCGAGAAGATCGAGACCGCGCTGGAGCCGCATTTCCAGCAGCTTTTCGTGGATGCGATGGCCCTGCCGCACCGGACCGACCCTTTCCCGCATCTGGCGGAGGAGGTGGCCCTGCCGCGCCGCGATGCCGTGTCCGGCAACGCGGCGCGGCGGCGGCGAAGATAAGGCTTGGCGGGGGCCGGTTTGCGCCTGCGCGGCAGGAACGCACCGGCCTCAGGCAAAGGTGAAGTCCGTCCAGTGGCAAGCCGCCGTCTCCGACAATGGACATCCTTATCGTCAGCCCCTATTTTGAACCCATGACCGCCCGCCTCGTGAGCTTGCTGTTCATTATCGCGATCACCGTGGTGACGACGGTGGCGTCGGCGCATGCCGCGCGCATGGTCGCGCTGGACCCCGCCCCTGCGACGCATGCCACCGGGATGATGCACGCCTCCGACGGTGCGAATCCGGACTGTAAAGCGGATGGCCATTGCGGCTCAGGCGATGCGGAAATCTGTGAGCTCGTCTGCGCCGGCCTTGCGGCGATCATCACCTCGCGCACAGGCGCGGCCGATCACGCATGGGAACCCACGCGTCGGGTCTTCCCGGTCGAGGAAACCCATGTCAGCCGCGCACCCGGACTGAACGAGCGACCTCCCAAACCCCGTCTTCTCTGATCGCGCCCGGGCAAGGCCCGCGGCGTTTCGTCGGCTTTGATGAACGGGACGGCATGTCCCGAGGAGATGACCATGGTTGCCCTTTCCGGGACCGACGCAACCGTCGCCGCGGCGCGCTACAACTCCAATCCACGACATGAGGTTCGACCATGAAAAATGATCAAGTCACCAGCCGGCGCTCCGTTCTGGCCGCGGCCGCCGCATTGC belongs to Paracoccus sp. TOH and includes:
- a CDS encoding methylenetetrahydrofolate reductase yields the protein MTRPPQPDENPAGAHLPLEPLPGHASRGRLERVLRRGEFAVTTELNPPDSADPEAVYERAAIFDGWVDGINAVDASGANCHMSSVGICALLTRMGYAPIYQISCRDRNRIAIQGDVLGAAAMGVQNVLCLTGDGVQAGDQPGAKPVFDLDCMSLLETIRTMRDQRRFLSGRKLDTPPALFLGAAINPFAPPHDFRPLRLAKKIAAGAQFVQSQYCFDVPMFRDYMARIRDLGLHRDCFILCGVGPLSSARTARWMRANVPGVHIPEAVIARLEGAADQKREGKRICIDIIDEVKEIEGVAGIHVMAYRQEEHVAEIVHESGVLRGRRPWRREPRPDDALVAGRLDRILHDARAEPPQQILHHARAAHPHHPPTRQTAASSQENGS
- a CDS encoding methyltetrahydrofolate cobalamin methyltransferase, producing the protein MTRTIVASATREIAIGFDQPFCVIGERINPTGRRKLAAELAEGNFDTVRRDALEQVAAGATMLDINAGVTAVDPNATEPGLMVQVLQIVQDLVDIPLAIDSSVTAAIEAGLKVARGRPLINSVTGEEDKLEAILPLARKYDVPVVAISNDETGISMDPDVRFEVARKIVERAMDHGIRPEDVVVDPLVMPIGALGDAGRQVFALLRRLRDELKVNTTCGLSNISFGLPHRHGINAGFIPMVIGAGMTSAIMNPCRPQEMEAVRAADVLAGNDRDCATWIRNYKDFRHGTQATPLAPQPDANTRRRGGRAARLGASA
- a CDS encoding methylenetetrahydrofolate reductase C-terminal domain-containing protein translates to MGINGPGGGTGMAATPDAARIPAPGQRPSAAAAAAAAAPASAPAARGRLWLWSVRHARGLERLYRILAALFLRLHPLWQALGYARAERPVRFVERQVKSLLFDCRMCGQCVLSATGMSCPMNCPKQLRNGPCGGVRADGHCEVAPEMPCAWVKAWEGARRMAQGDAILAVQKPVDRRLAGRSSWLDVTAREAAARRRDAA
- a CDS encoding ASKHA domain-containing protein, whose protein sequence is MTTASSPKDPLVLFMPSGKRGRFPVGTNLLEAARSLGVHVESVCGGRATCGRCQVDLQQGHFAKFGILSSCDHISARSDREERYDRLRGLPEGRRLSCSATIQGDLVVDVPQDTVINAQVVRKAAGDRIIERSPAVRLCYVEVEPPDMARPLGDLDRLKAMLARDWHIPDPAVPLRLLPQVQKLLRQGGGGVTAAIHQDEDGGRPEILALWPGLHNAAYGIACDIGSTTIALHLVSLLSGRVVASAGAPNPQIRFGEDLMSRVSYVMMNPDGREAMTAAVREAVNGLIGRVCAESGVAPQDILDAVFVANPIMHHLFLGIDPTELGQAPFALAVSGAVHTTTAELGLAANPGARAYLLPCVAGHVGADAAGATLAEGPHRQDRMMLLVDIGTNAEIVLGHAGRVVAASSPTGPAFEGAEISSGQRAAPGAIERVRIDPETLEPRFRIIGSDRWSDEPGFAADAARLGITGLCGSAIIEVVAEMYLSGIVSAEGVIDGSLAARSPRIAANGRTFSYLLHEGSPRIAITQNDLRAVQLAKAALYAGIRLLMEKQGVAAVDCIRLAGAFGSLIDPKYAMVLGLIPDCALSEVRAVGNAAGTGAMMALLNRDHRREIETTVQRIEKIETALEPHFQQLFVDAMALPHRTDPFPHLAEEVALPRRDAVSGNAARRRRR